The genomic stretch ACAATGACGACATCGCGCTCGGCGTGCTGTTCGAGTGCCATCGGGCCGCAATAGACGTGCCGAAGACGATCGGCATTGTCGGTTTCAACGACCTCGACATGATGCAGGTGGCGTTTCCCTCGATCACCAGCATCCGCACCTACCGCTACGAAATCGGCAGGCGCGCCGTCGCCATGGCGCTGGCGGCGATCGCCGGCGACCGGCCGCAGCAGCGGATCGTCGATCTTGGCTTCGAGCTCAAGCGCCGCGAGAGCACAGCCCGCTGAACGCGCTTTTAAGAACGCGCTCAAATGGCGCTTTACACAACGCTATGGTAGCGCTACCATTTTCGAGAATGAGCCTCGCCTCCGAAGCAGTGAACTTGTTTATTATACATAAGCAACAGCTCATGCTTGTTTATTATGTATAATATGATAGTTTTTCTTCGGTCGATGGGGACGGCAAGGGGAGGGGGCGCGAAGGTCGTTGGCACCTGGCAAGCGTGACTGGACAAGGCGGGAGGGCCTGCCGGAAACGCGGGAATTGCATGAAACTGAACCAACAAATCAGAACTGCAATCGGGAGGATTATCGATGATCAAGTCACTCGTCGGTGGCATCGTTGCCGCCAGTGCATTCGTTATGCTGAGCTCGTCGGCGATTGCCGCGGGTCCCGAAATCGTCAAAGGCCCGGCCGCCGAGCCCGACTGTTTCGCGCCCTGGGCCGCTGACACGCAATTCTTCAAGTTCCCCAAGAAGGCCGGGCCGTATCGCATCGCGCTCGCCAACGGCTATATCGCCAATACGTGGCGCATCCAGATGGTGCAGACCGCGAAGGCCTATGCGGCGCAGAAGGACGTCGCCGCCAAGCTGAAGGAATTCAAGGTCGTCTCGACCGGCGAAGATGTGCCGGCGCAGATTTCGGCGATCAACAACTTCATCGACTCCGGTTATGACGCGATCGTCGTCAACGCGCAGAACCCGACCGCATTCGGGCCGGTGATCAAGCGCGCCAAGGAAGCCGGCGTCGTGCTGGTTGCCTTCGACAACATTCTCGACACCAAGGACGCCATCAACGTCAATGTCGACCAGAAAGGTCTTGGCGAACTGTGGGGCAAATGGCTGGTCTCGCATGTGCCGAACGGCGGCAAGGTGCTCGAGGTGCGCGGCGTTGCCGGGACGTCGGTCGACACCGACCGCCACAACGGCATCCACGAGGTTCTCGATGCCTCGGGCAAGAAATGGGCCGTCACCGAAGTCGTCGGCAAGTGGGATGACGGCGTTGCGCAGAAGGCTTCGGCCGACGCCATCGCCACCAACGGCCCCTTCGACGGTGTCACCGGACAGGGCGGCGACACCGGTATCGTGCAGGCGATGATCGATGCCAAGCATCCCTTCGTGCCGTTCGGCGGCGAGACCGAGAACGGTTTCCGCAAGTTCTGCGCGGCCCATGCGGCCGACGGGTTGAAATGCTCGTCAGCCGGTACCGGCCCGGCGCAGGTGGCGGTTGCCATCAAGACGGCGATCGCGGCGCTTGAAGGCAATGTCGTGCCGCAATCGGTCAAGCTGCCGCTCGCCATCGTCGAGGATCCAAACTTCAAGGCCGGTCAGGATTTCTTCCCCGACCAGTCCGACAATTTCTTCGTCGGCAATTCCTTCCCGACCTGCGGCATCAATTTCACCGCGCAGGAAATCATGGGGCAGACCAAGGCGGACCAGTAGGCTGCACTCCCGGCGCCGTGGGATCTCTCACGGCGCCGGTCACTTGATACGCTGGTGATCAAAGCGCCCCGGGGAGGGCCGATGGACAGTGCGGTTCCGCTCTTCCAGATGGAAGGCATATCCAAGCGCTATGGTGGCGTGCGAGCCCTGGAAAAGGCGGAGCTTGTCGTCACATCCGGCAGCATCCACGCCATCCTTGGCGAAAACGGTGCCGGCAAGTCGACGCTGATCAAGGTCATGGCCGGTGTCGTGGCGCCCGACGAGGGCCGCATGACGCTGGACGGCCGGGAGGCGACCTTCCTGTCGCCGGCCGCGGCCAACAAGGCCGGGATCGTCTGCATCTTCCAGGAGCTGTCGCTGGTTCCAGATCTCAGCGTCGCCGACAACATCGTCATATCAGATCCGCCCAAGCGCTTCGGTATGATCGACCGCAAGGCGCAACGGCGCATCGCGGAGGAGGCATTGGCGCGCGCAGGAGCCGCTGACATCCATCCGCTGGCGCTGGTCAAGGATCTTCCCCTTTCAAGAAGGCAGATGGTCGAGATCGCCAAGGCGCTGGCCAGAAAGCCGCGGATCCTGATCCTCGACGAGGCGACCTCGGCGCTGACGGCGGCTGATGTCTCCAAGATCTTTGGTGTCCTGAAACGGTTGCGCTCGGAAGGGTTGGCGCTGCTCTACATCTCGCACCGCATGAATGAGATCGCCGAGCTTGCCGATCAGTGCACGGTGTTCCGCAACGGCCGCAATGTCGCCAGCTACAAGGCCGGTTCGAAGAGCGACAATGAGGTGGTCGAACTGATGATCGGCCGTGAATACAGTCACATCTTCCCGCCCAAGCCGACGTCCGTGCCGGCTGCAGCCGCACCCAGGCTCGAGGCCCGCAAGCTCTCGTGGACCGACCGGCTGCACAACATCTCGCTGACCGTCAGGGCAGGCGAGGTGGTCGGCCTCGGCGGTCTCGACGGCCAGGGCCAGCGCGAATTGCTGCTCGCCTTCTTCGGCGTGCTGCGCGGCCTTTCCGGCGAGGTGCTGATCGATGGCAAGCCGGTGGCGATCAAAAGTCCGGCGGCGGCCCGCGAGGATGCCATCGGCATGGCGCTCATCCCCGAAGACCGCAAGACCGAAGGCCTCATGCTGCCGATGACGGTGCGCGAGAACCTGTCCTTCGCCGCGCTCGACCGGCTGTCCCGGGGCGGCATCATCGACCGCGCCGCCGAGCAGCGGCTGATCGACGACATGGTCGGCCTGCTGGCGATCAAGACGGCAGGCCTCGACATTCCGGTCGGCGCGCTGTCGGGCGGCAACCAGCAGAAGGTGGTCATCGCCAAATGGCTGATGCGCCAGCCACGCATCATCCTGCTCAACGATCCGACGCGCGGCATCGATGTCGGCACCAAGCAGGAGCTTTACCAGCTGATGCGCAAGCTGGCGGACGCCGGTGCGGCGATCCTGTTCTATTCGACCGATTATGACGAGCTGATCGGCTGCTGCGACCGCGTGCTGGTGCTTTACGACGGCGCGGTCAAACGCGAGCTGGTCGGGGCCGAGATCACCGAGCGGGCGCTGATTGCGAGCGCGCTCAACATCCATGGCGAGGAGAGCCCGGTGGGCCTGGGAGCAAGCGCGTGAAGGATTGGCGCTACTGGCTGGCAGAGCAACGCGGAACGCTGCTGGCGCTCGGCATCTTCATCGTCATGTTCATCATCTACACCTCGAACCACCCTGCCGGCTTCACCGCCAATGTGGTGCAGACGGCGGCGAACAAGGGCGTGCTGCTCGCCTTCGTGGCCATGGCGCAGACGCTGGTGGTGATCACCGCCGGCATCGACCTGTCAGTCGGCATGATCTTTCTCCTCACCAACTGCCTGGCCTCCTGGCTGGTGGTGGGCACGCCCATGCAGACGACGCTCGGCGTCATCGCCGTGCTGGCGGTCGGTCTCCTGTGCGGCGCCATCAACGGCGCCATCGTCATCTACGGCCGGCTGCAGCCGATCGTCGCCACCATCGCCACCGGGGCCGTCTATTACGGCATCGGCCTTTTGCTGCGGCCCTTCCCGGGCGGCTCGGTCAATGAAGATCTGGCCGATGCGATGACCGGGCGTGTCTTCGACGTCGTGCCGGCAAGCCTCGTCGTGCTGTTCGCCATCGTGCTGGTGATCTGGGTGCCTTTCAGCCGCTCGGTGCTTGGCCGCGCTGCCTACGCGGCGGGATCGTCGGAGACGGCGGCCTATATGTCGGGCGTGCCGATCAGGCGCGGCAAGTTCGCCGCCTACACGCTGGCCGGGCTGCTGGCCGCGATCGGCGGGCTGTTCCTGACCTTCTTCACCTATACGGGCGACGCGGCCTATGCCAGCGGCAACGCCTACACGCTGTTCTCGATCGCCGCCGTCGTGCTGGGCGGTGTCTCGCTGTTCGGCGGAAAGGGCAGCGCCATCGGCGCCATCTTCGGCGCACTCGCCTTCCGCACCATCGGCGATTTGTTGTTCGTGTTCGATTTCGATCCGCTCTGGCAGCCTTTGTTCCAGGGCGTTATCCTGCTGATCGCGGTCAGCCTCGGCGCCTTCGCCCTGTTTCGGGTCCGCAACCGGCTGGAGTGGTTCCTGTGAGCGAAACGACGCCGATGGTTGGGAAGAGCGACGGCGGCATTGCCGGCCGCATGCCGAAATTCATCCGCCGCGCCGACCCGGCGGTGCTGACCGCCTTCGCCTGCATCGTGCTGTTGCTGTTCCTCGGCAGCCTCTATTCCAGAAGCTTCCTGTCGCCTGAATATCTGCTGCAGCAGCTGAAGGTCGCCTCGTTCCTCGGCGTCATCGCCACCGGCATGATGCTGGTCATCCTGCTTGGCCAGATTGACCTGTCGGTGCCGTGGTCGGTCGCGGCGGGCGCCATGATGGCTTGCGCCGCGGCGGCGTACGGTCCGGCCGGGGTGGCGCTCGCCATTCCGTTCGGCATCTTCTGCGGTGTGCTGATCGGCGTCGTCAACGGCATCGGCGTCGCCTATCTGCGCATTCCCTCGATGATCATCACGCTTGCCACCAACGCCGTCGCGCAAGGGCTGATGGTGGTCTACACTGGCGGCTTCTCGCCCCAGGATTCGGCCACGGGCGCCATGCGTTACCTGGCCACAGGGTTCGCCATTCCGGGCGTGCCCAACGCCGTCATCATCTGGGCGCTGATCGGGGCCGCGATGGTGTTCGTGCTGACCCGCACCGGCTTCGGCCGCACCGTCTACGGCATCGGCAACCGCGAGCGCGCGGCCTATCTCTCGGGCATCGACACAAGGCGCGTGGTGATGATCGCCTTCGCCGTCTCGGGCGGGCTTTCGGCCTTCGGCGGCGTGCTTCTGGCCGGCTATGCCTCGAAGGCCGCGCAGTCGATGGGCGATGCCTATCTCCTGCCATCGATCGCCGCGGTGGTGCTTGGCGGCACCTCGATCCTCGGCGGGCGTGGGTCCTATCTCGGCACCGTCGCCGGCGTCATCCTGATCACGCTCTTGCAATCCATCCTGTCGGTCATGCAGATGCCGGAGGCGGGGCGGCAGATCATCTATGGCGTCGTCATTGTTGCGATGCTCCTGCTCTACGGCCGCGCGCCGGCAAGCCGCTGACGATGGACGGAGAAACAGTACAGGCGCCGGCGGGCGCTCCCGGCTCCGCGCCTCCGGCGATCGTGGTGATGGGCGTCGCCGGTTGCGGCAAGTCGGCTGTCGGCATCGCGCTGGCGGCCGCGCTGGATGCCGTCTTTATCGAAGGCGACAGGCTGCATCCGCCGGAGAATGTGGCGCGCATGGCGAGCGGCGAGCCGCTTACCGACCAGTTGCGCGAAGGCTGGCTCGATGCGATCGGGGAGCGTATCGCGGCGTCGGTCCGCGAAGGGCAGGGCGTGGTCGCGGCCTGCTCGGCGCTGAAGCGCAGCTATCGCGAACGCCTGCGCGGCTTTTGCCCGGACATCGTCTTCCTCTATCTGGAAATCGACCCGGCGACGGCGCGTCAGCGGGTCGCCAGCCGGAAGGGCCATTTCATGCCGGCAAGCCTGGTCGACAGCCAGTTCGCCATTCTCGAGCCGCCGGGGAAGGATGAGCGGGCGCTGACGATCGACGCGACGCGCCCTGTCGCGGATGTCCTCGCGGAAGCAATGCATCTGCTGACCGGGACATGAGCCGGCATCGTTGGCTGCCACGGCATCGTCCTGCGCGATCATGGAATCTTACGATGACCAACGCCGCCCGCCGGCCGTCGATCTAAATCTGCGACGACAACTCGACCGGGAAATCGTCGTTGTCGGCATCGCGCATGGCGGCGAGGCTTCTGTTATCGAGCACCTCGGCGATAGCCTGGCGGACTTCCAGCATCATATGCCGGACCTGGCAGGTCGCCTCGTCGCAATCCTCGCAGCGCTGGTATTGCGTGCGGCTGGCGCACGGGATCGGCGCCAGCGGCCCGTCCAGCACGCGCACGACATGGCCGATCTTGATCTCGGAGGCCGGGCGGGCGAGGCGATAGCCGCCCTCCTTGCCCTTGCGGCTCTGGACGAAGCCTGCATTGCGCAATTCGCCCAGGATGGCGTCGAGGAATTTCTTCGGGATGTTGTTGGCGACCGCGATGTCGTTGACGAAGGCCAGTTGGCCAACCGGAAGACTGGAAAGATGCACGAGGGCCTTGAGGCCGTATTTGCCTTTTTTTGTCAGCATGCCCGAGTCAACCCGTTAAAGCCCCAACCACCCCGCATCTGGCGGCTGTTTGTGTGCAAATGATGACGGTTTCGCCACGCGGTGGCGTTTCGCGACACAAGACGCCAAGTGGCACGTTAGGCACAAACGCGTTGATTCTTTGTAACGTTTTGCCGGTAGGGCGTCGCATTCGCCCTGGCGGATGGCAAAAACGAAGAAAGTCGGCTTGTTGCCGGCTTTCCCGCATCTGTTCTTGCGTACTGTAGCCGTCAGCGGCTGCCATAGGCCTGGTCGAGCAGGCCGCCGGCGGCGAAATGCTCTTTCTGGATCTTGTCCCAGCCGCCGAAGACATCTTCCACTGTCAGCAGGCGCACCTCCGGGAAGTCGGCCTTGTGTTTGGCGGCGACGGCTGCGTCACGCACCCGGTTGCCGTTCTGGGCAAGGATTTCCTGGCCTTCCGGCGTGTAGAGGAAGTCGAGATAGGTCTTGGCCAGATCGCGCGTGCCGTGCTGGTCAGCGACCTTGTCGACGATCGCCACCGGGAATTCGGCGAGCAGGCTGACCGAGGGCGTGACCTGCTCGAACTTGTCGTCGCCATACTCCTTGCGGATGCCGCGCGTCTCGGATTCGAAGGTGATCAGCACGTCGCCGATCTCGCGCTGCACGAAGGTGGTGGTCGCCGCACGTCCGCCCGTGTCGAAGATCGGCACGTTGTTGAACAGCTTGGTGATGAACTCCTTCACCTTGGCGTCGTCGCCCTTGAAGGCCTCCTTGGCGTAGGCGGTGGCCGCCAGATAGGTGTAGCGCGCATTGCCCGAGGTTTTCGGATTGGGGAAGATCACCTGCACGTCGTCGCGCACCAGATCGTTCCAGTCCTTGATGTGCTTGGGGTTGCCGGCGCGGACGAGGAACGAAGGCAGCGAATAGAAGGGCGAGGCGTTGTCGGGAAAGTCCTTCTGCCAGTCGGCGGAGACGAGCCCTTTCTTGACCAGGAAATCGATGTCGGTGACCTGGTTGAAGGTGACGACATCGGCACCAAGGCCCTCGGCGATGGCGCGCGCCTGCGCCGAGGTGCCGGCATGCGACTGGTCGACGGTGACGCCTGGATGGCCGGCGACGAAGGCCTTGTTGACCTGGACGAACAGTTCGCGGCCGACGTCGTAGGAGGCGTTGAGCAGCTTGTCGGCCGACCAGGCTTGGGAGGATGCGAGGACCAGGCCGGCAACAGTGGCAACGCCGAGGAAAAATCGCTTCATGAAAAAGGCTCCGGATGCAATGCGTTATGGCTCGACCATAGCCGTGGCGCAGGGGGCGGGGCGAGGTATGGGGGATGGCTCCGCGACCTTGCCACGAGAA from Mesorhizobium sp. 113-3-3 encodes the following:
- a CDS encoding sugar ABC transporter substrate-binding protein; the protein is MIKSLVGGIVAASAFVMLSSSAIAAGPEIVKGPAAEPDCFAPWAADTQFFKFPKKAGPYRIALANGYIANTWRIQMVQTAKAYAAQKDVAAKLKEFKVVSTGEDVPAQISAINNFIDSGYDAIVVNAQNPTAFGPVIKRAKEAGVVLVAFDNILDTKDAINVNVDQKGLGELWGKWLVSHVPNGGKVLEVRGVAGTSVDTDRHNGIHEVLDASGKKWAVTEVVGKWDDGVAQKASADAIATNGPFDGVTGQGGDTGIVQAMIDAKHPFVPFGGETENGFRKFCAAHAADGLKCSSAGTGPAQVAVAIKTAIAALEGNVVPQSVKLPLAIVEDPNFKAGQDFFPDQSDNFFVGNSFPTCGINFTAQEIMGQTKADQ
- a CDS encoding sugar ABC transporter ATP-binding protein — protein: MDSAVPLFQMEGISKRYGGVRALEKAELVVTSGSIHAILGENGAGKSTLIKVMAGVVAPDEGRMTLDGREATFLSPAAANKAGIVCIFQELSLVPDLSVADNIVISDPPKRFGMIDRKAQRRIAEEALARAGAADIHPLALVKDLPLSRRQMVEIAKALARKPRILILDEATSALTAADVSKIFGVLKRLRSEGLALLYISHRMNEIAELADQCTVFRNGRNVASYKAGSKSDNEVVELMIGREYSHIFPPKPTSVPAAAAPRLEARKLSWTDRLHNISLTVRAGEVVGLGGLDGQGQRELLLAFFGVLRGLSGEVLIDGKPVAIKSPAAAREDAIGMALIPEDRKTEGLMLPMTVRENLSFAALDRLSRGGIIDRAAEQRLIDDMVGLLAIKTAGLDIPVGALSGGNQQKVVIAKWLMRQPRIILLNDPTRGIDVGTKQELYQLMRKLADAGAAILFYSTDYDELIGCCDRVLVLYDGAVKRELVGAEITERALIASALNIHGEESPVGLGASA
- a CDS encoding ABC transporter permease — translated: MKDWRYWLAEQRGTLLALGIFIVMFIIYTSNHPAGFTANVVQTAANKGVLLAFVAMAQTLVVITAGIDLSVGMIFLLTNCLASWLVVGTPMQTTLGVIAVLAVGLLCGAINGAIVIYGRLQPIVATIATGAVYYGIGLLLRPFPGGSVNEDLADAMTGRVFDVVPASLVVLFAIVLVIWVPFSRSVLGRAAYAAGSSETAAYMSGVPIRRGKFAAYTLAGLLAAIGGLFLTFFTYTGDAAYASGNAYTLFSIAAVVLGGVSLFGGKGSAIGAIFGALAFRTIGDLLFVFDFDPLWQPLFQGVILLIAVSLGAFALFRVRNRLEWFL
- a CDS encoding ABC transporter permease, whose product is MVGKSDGGIAGRMPKFIRRADPAVLTAFACIVLLLFLGSLYSRSFLSPEYLLQQLKVASFLGVIATGMMLVILLGQIDLSVPWSVAAGAMMACAAAAYGPAGVALAIPFGIFCGVLIGVVNGIGVAYLRIPSMIITLATNAVAQGLMVVYTGGFSPQDSATGAMRYLATGFAIPGVPNAVIIWALIGAAMVFVLTRTGFGRTVYGIGNRERAAYLSGIDTRRVVMIAFAVSGGLSAFGGVLLAGYASKAAQSMGDAYLLPSIAAVVLGGTSILGGRGSYLGTVAGVILITLLQSILSVMQMPEAGRQIIYGVVIVAMLLLYGRAPASR
- a CDS encoding gluconokinase produces the protein MDGETVQAPAGAPGSAPPAIVVMGVAGCGKSAVGIALAAALDAVFIEGDRLHPPENVARMASGEPLTDQLREGWLDAIGERIAASVREGQGVVAACSALKRSYRERLRGFCPDIVFLYLEIDPATARQRVASRKGHFMPASLVDSQFAILEPPGKDERALTIDATRPVADVLAEAMHLLTGT
- a CDS encoding RrF2 family transcriptional regulator; this translates as MLTKKGKYGLKALVHLSSLPVGQLAFVNDIAVANNIPKKFLDAILGELRNAGFVQSRKGKEGGYRLARPASEIKIGHVVRVLDGPLAPIPCASRTQYQRCEDCDEATCQVRHMMLEVRQAIAEVLDNRSLAAMRDADNDDFPVELSSQI
- a CDS encoding sulfate ABC transporter substrate-binding protein, whose protein sequence is MKRFFLGVATVAGLVLASSQAWSADKLLNASYDVGRELFVQVNKAFVAGHPGVTVDQSHAGTSAQARAIAEGLGADVVTFNQVTDIDFLVKKGLVSADWQKDFPDNASPFYSLPSFLVRAGNPKHIKDWNDLVRDDVQVIFPNPKTSGNARYTYLAATAYAKEAFKGDDAKVKEFITKLFNNVPIFDTGGRAATTTFVQREIGDVLITFESETRGIRKEYGDDKFEQVTPSVSLLAEFPVAIVDKVADQHGTRDLAKTYLDFLYTPEGQEILAQNGNRVRDAAVAAKHKADFPEVRLLTVEDVFGGWDKIQKEHFAAGGLLDQAYGSR